One segment of Comamonas thiooxydans DNA contains the following:
- a CDS encoding chemotaxis protein CheW → MNIINKTAEGVATGAREYLTFRLGEEEYGIDILKVQEIRGYEQPTRIANAPEFIKGVVNLRGTIVPIVDMRLRFNCSEVEYNAFTVVIILNLRNRVVGIVVDSVSDVMELPADAVRPAPDIESAIDSGCILGLGSVGERMLILLDIEKLMGNVDMGLVASEA, encoded by the coding sequence ATGAACATCATCAACAAGACTGCCGAAGGCGTGGCCACCGGGGCCCGCGAATACCTGACCTTCCGCCTGGGCGAGGAGGAATACGGCATCGACATCCTCAAGGTGCAGGAAATCCGTGGCTACGAGCAGCCCACGCGCATTGCCAACGCGCCCGAGTTCATCAAGGGTGTGGTCAATCTGCGCGGCACCATCGTGCCCATCGTGGACATGCGCCTGCGTTTCAACTGCTCCGAGGTGGAGTACAACGCCTTCACCGTGGTCATCATCCTGAACCTGCGCAATCGCGTGGTCGGCATTGTGGTGGACTCGGTCAGCGATGTGATGGAGCTGCCCGCCGATGCCGTGCGTCCCGCACCCGATATCGAAAGCGCCATCGACAGCGGCTGCATTCTGGGCCTGGGTTCTGTGGGCGAGCGCATGTTGATCCTGCTGGACATCGAGAAGCTCATGGGCAATGTCGACATGGGCCTGGTGGCCTCCGAAGCCTGA
- a CDS encoding CheR family methyltransferase, with protein sequence MLNLGRSASFAASPARLEQDDEALPGGMSGPLAQGREFVWSNRDFARVQALIYKRAGISLHDGKHAMVYSRLSRRLRETGHESFVSYLDWLESINDGPEWQEFVNALTTNLTSFFREQHHFDILAQHLRSHKPGGNGWKVWCSAASTGEEPYSILMTAVESLGASASFQLMASDIDSRVLETASRGVYRAENLKGVSTERLHRFFLRGRSANSGMVRVKPELRRLVDFLNVNLIAGDWPFRETFDIVFCRNVMIYFDAPTQRRVLERIHQVMRPGGLLFVGHAENFSDSRDLFALKGKTVYERQ encoded by the coding sequence GTGCTGAACCTGGGACGTAGCGCTTCATTCGCAGCCTCTCCTGCCAGGCTTGAGCAGGACGATGAGGCGCTGCCGGGCGGCATGTCCGGCCCGCTGGCGCAGGGGCGCGAGTTCGTCTGGTCCAACCGCGACTTTGCCCGTGTGCAGGCCCTGATCTACAAGCGTGCCGGCATCAGCCTGCATGATGGCAAGCACGCCATGGTCTACAGCCGTCTGTCGCGCCGCCTGCGCGAGACCGGGCACGAGAGCTTTGTCAGCTATCTGGACTGGCTTGAGAGCATCAACGACGGGCCTGAATGGCAGGAATTCGTCAACGCGCTGACCACGAATCTGACCTCGTTCTTCCGCGAGCAGCATCACTTCGACATCTTGGCCCAGCATCTGCGCAGCCACAAGCCCGGCGGCAATGGCTGGAAGGTATGGTGCAGCGCAGCCTCCACGGGAGAAGAGCCTTATTCCATCCTGATGACGGCGGTGGAGAGTCTCGGCGCCTCGGCCAGCTTTCAGCTCATGGCCAGCGATATCGACTCGCGCGTGCTGGAGACCGCCTCGCGCGGCGTTTACCGGGCAGAGAACCTCAAGGGCGTGAGCACCGAGCGGCTGCACCGCTTTTTCCTGCGTGGGCGCTCGGCCAACTCGGGCATGGTGCGGGTCAAGCCGGAGCTGCGCCGCTTGGTGGACTTTCTCAACGTCAACCTGATTGCCGGCGATTGGCCGTTCCGGGAGACTTTCGACATCGTCTTCTGCCGCAACGTGATGATTTATTTCGACGCACCGACCCAGCGTCGCGTGCTGGAGCGCATTCATCAGGTGATGCGTCCGGGCGGGCTGCTGTTTGTCGGTCATGCCGAAAATTTCAGCGACTCGCGCGATCTGTTCGCGCTCAAGGGCAAGACCGTCTATGAGCGCCAATGA
- the cheD gene encoding chemoreceptor glutamine deamidase CheD: protein MRNLSSPLDLPGAGAARPLRGNSFVPQGYPDPAMPAPVSSLEQLKRQPRQPGEASFFYYDPHFQLNSAKVLPGEYFVSRDEMAIVTVLGSCIAACLWDRFMRIGGMNHFMLPDGDSNDVSGRYGSYAMELLINEMLKLGARRESMQAKIFGGAQVMANFTTMNVGERNTSFVTEYLQTERIPIVSEDVLDIYPRKVVFFPSTGKAMVKRLAHAHPEALVQQEISRGSAAAVARNTAGGSVDLF, encoded by the coding sequence ATGAGGAATCTGAGCTCTCCGCTGGATCTGCCGGGTGCTGGCGCTGCCAGACCCCTGCGCGGCAACAGCTTCGTGCCCCAGGGCTATCCTGATCCGGCCATGCCGGCGCCGGTCTCATCGCTGGAGCAGCTCAAGCGCCAGCCGCGCCAGCCGGGCGAGGCCTCGTTCTTCTACTACGACCCGCATTTCCAGCTCAATTCGGCCAAGGTGTTGCCGGGCGAGTACTTTGTCTCGCGCGACGAGATGGCCATCGTCACCGTGCTGGGCTCCTGCATTGCGGCCTGCCTGTGGGATCGCTTCATGCGCATCGGCGGCATGAACCACTTCATGCTGCCCGACGGCGACAGCAACGATGTGTCGGGGCGCTATGGCTCGTACGCCATGGAGCTGCTGATCAACGAGATGCTCAAGCTGGGTGCGCGGCGCGAATCCATGCAGGCCAAGATCTTTGGTGGTGCCCAGGTCATGGCCAATTTCACGACCATGAATGTGGGTGAGCGCAACACCAGTTTTGTGACAGAGTATCTGCAAACCGAGCGCATTCCCATCGTCTCCGAGGACGTGCTGGATATCTATCCGCGCAAGGTGGTGTTTTTCCCGTCCACGGGCAAGGCCATGGTCAAGCGCCTGGCCCACGCCCATCCCGAGGCCTTGGTGCAGCAGGAAATCAGCCGCGGCAGCGCGGCTGCGGTTGCGCGCAATACGGCGGGCGGCTCGGTGGACCTGTTTTGA
- a CDS encoding chemotaxis response regulator protein-glutamate methylesterase, whose translation MLKPKIRVIVVDDSALVRSLLAEIINRQHDMECIGSANDPLIAREMIRDLNPDVITLDVEMPRMDGIDFLGRLMRLRPMPVVMISTLTERGAEVTMRALELGAIDFVAKPRVGVANGLQELASQIVDKIRVAAVAQVHRLPVVPHGVAAAASAGAKPAAPRAPAAPSLLGRISTEKIIAIGASTGGTEAIREVLTHLPADCPAIVITQHMPPGFTTSFAARLNSLCQMTVKEAAHGERLLPGHAYIAPGGKHFSITRSGANYVAVVDDAPPVNRHKPSVEVLFKSVAASAGRNAYGIMLTGMGADGATAMREMRDAGSYNLVQDESTCIVFGMPREAIAHGAADEVLPLPQIAHALLTKLRGGSDQVHHRI comes from the coding sequence TTGTTAAAGCCAAAAATCCGGGTGATCGTGGTGGACGACTCTGCGCTGGTGCGCAGTCTTCTGGCCGAGATCATCAACCGCCAGCATGATATGGAGTGCATCGGCTCGGCCAATGATCCGTTGATCGCACGCGAGATGATCCGCGATCTGAACCCCGACGTCATCACGCTGGATGTGGAAATGCCCCGCATGGACGGCATTGATTTCCTGGGGCGTCTGATGCGCCTGCGTCCCATGCCGGTGGTGATGATCTCTACGCTGACCGAGCGTGGCGCCGAAGTCACCATGCGCGCCTTGGAGCTGGGGGCCATCGATTTTGTGGCCAAGCCCCGCGTCGGCGTGGCCAACGGCCTGCAGGAGCTGGCTAGTCAGATCGTGGACAAGATCCGCGTGGCTGCCGTGGCCCAGGTGCATCGCCTGCCGGTGGTGCCGCACGGTGTGGCAGCGGCAGCGAGTGCGGGCGCCAAGCCTGCTGCGCCCCGAGCGCCGGCCGCCCCCAGCCTGCTGGGTCGCATCTCGACCGAAAAAATCATCGCCATCGGTGCTTCCACGGGTGGCACGGAGGCGATCCGTGAAGTGCTCACGCATCTGCCGGCTGACTGCCCGGCTATCGTCATCACCCAGCACATGCCGCCGGGCTTCACCACCAGTTTTGCGGCGCGCCTCAACAGCCTGTGCCAGATGACGGTCAAGGAAGCCGCACACGGCGAGCGTTTGCTGCCCGGTCACGCCTATATCGCCCCTGGCGGCAAGCATTTCTCCATTACGCGCAGCGGTGCCAACTATGTGGCCGTGGTCGATGATGCACCGCCCGTCAACCGTCACAAGCCCTCGGTGGAAGTGCTGTTCAAGTCGGTGGCGGCCAGCGCGGGTCGCAACGCCTACGGCATCATGCTCACCGGCATGGGGGCCGATGGCGCCACCGCCATGCGCGAGATGCGCGACGCTGGCAGCTACAACCTGGTGCAGGACGAGAGCACCTGCATCGTCTTCGGCATGCCCCGAGAAGCCATTGCCCATGGCGCGGCCGACGAGGTGCTGCCTCTGCCGCAGATCGCTCATGCCCTGCTGACCAAGCTGCGTGGCGGCTCGGATCAGGTGCATCACCGTATCTGA
- a CDS encoding ATP-binding cassette domain-containing protein, producing MALITLLDAQLAFGHVALLDHANFSLETGERVGLIGRNGAGKSSLLKILGGLAKADDGQLQVQNGVRITYVAQEPDLNPEHTIFESASDGIAAVIAIRERYLAGGEGEDLDELQTQIEAYDAWNWEQRVEETLQRLHLDPNAVVGSLSGGTRKRVALAQALVARPDVLLLDEPTNHLDLDSIEWLEELLIAFKGSVITITHDRSFLDRIATRIVELDRGILRTYPGNFSQYVLQKEEQLNQEAVINAKADKLLAQEEVWIRKGVEARRTRSQSRISRLQELRASRAQRRDVLGSVNMDIASGKGDGYQGKIVAELTDVSKSFGEKKIVEKFSGTILRGDKVGLLGPNGAGKTTLLKMILGELAPDSGQVRLGGNLQVAYFDQMRHQVNLDATLEDFISPGSEWIEIGNQKKHVKSYLADFLFSPARAHSPVRSLSGGERNRLLLARLFARPANVLVLDEPTNDLDIETLDMLEDLLQSYDGTVFLVSHDRTFLDNVVTSTIAWEGPGHWREYEGGVTDWMEQSRRSKAMAEAAQARSAPKEEPKPVASRTDAATSPKKKLSYKDQRELEALPATIAALETEQKQIQQALADGSLFASDNAKAVAMHQRDAEIDEALMEALERWTLLSE from the coding sequence ATGGCACTGATTACTTTGTTAGACGCTCAATTGGCGTTCGGGCACGTGGCCCTGCTGGACCACGCAAATTTTTCCCTGGAGACCGGCGAGCGCGTCGGCCTGATCGGCCGTAACGGCGCCGGCAAGTCTTCACTGCTCAAGATTCTGGGCGGCCTGGCAAAGGCCGATGACGGCCAGCTCCAAGTGCAGAACGGGGTCCGCATTACCTATGTGGCACAGGAGCCCGACCTGAACCCGGAGCACACCATCTTCGAGTCGGCGTCGGACGGCATTGCAGCCGTGATTGCGATTCGCGAGCGCTACCTGGCTGGCGGCGAGGGCGAGGATCTGGACGAGTTGCAGACACAGATCGAGGCTTATGACGCCTGGAACTGGGAGCAGCGCGTAGAAGAAACATTGCAGCGCCTGCATCTGGATCCGAACGCTGTGGTGGGCAGTCTGTCCGGCGGCACCCGCAAGCGCGTGGCACTGGCCCAGGCTCTGGTGGCCCGCCCCGATGTCCTGTTGCTCGACGAGCCAACCAACCACCTGGACCTGGACTCCATCGAGTGGCTGGAGGAGTTGTTGATTGCCTTCAAGGGCAGCGTGATCACGATCACCCACGACCGCAGCTTTCTGGATCGTATTGCCACCCGCATTGTGGAGCTGGATCGGGGCATTCTGCGCACCTACCCCGGCAACTTCTCCCAGTACGTGCTGCAAAAGGAAGAGCAGCTCAACCAGGAAGCCGTCATCAACGCCAAGGCGGACAAGCTGCTGGCCCAGGAAGAAGTCTGGATCCGCAAGGGCGTGGAAGCCCGCCGGACCCGCAGCCAGAGCCGCATCAGCCGTCTGCAGGAATTGCGTGCCAGCCGTGCCCAGCGCCGTGATGTGCTGGGCAGCGTGAACATGGATATCGCATCCGGCAAGGGCGACGGCTATCAGGGCAAGATCGTGGCCGAGCTGACCGATGTCAGCAAGTCCTTTGGCGAAAAGAAAATCGTCGAGAAGTTCAGCGGCACCATTTTGCGTGGCGACAAGGTCGGCTTGCTGGGCCCCAACGGCGCAGGCAAGACAACGCTGCTGAAGATGATTCTGGGCGAGCTGGCTCCGGACAGCGGCCAGGTGCGTCTGGGCGGCAATCTGCAGGTGGCCTACTTTGACCAGATGCGCCATCAGGTGAATCTGGATGCCACACTGGAGGACTTCATCAGCCCCGGCAGCGAGTGGATCGAGATCGGCAACCAGAAAAAGCACGTGAAGAGCTATCTGGCGGACTTTCTGTTCTCTCCGGCGCGTGCGCATTCCCCGGTCCGATCGCTGTCAGGCGGCGAACGCAACCGCCTGCTGCTGGCCCGTTTGTTTGCGCGACCAGCCAATGTTCTGGTGCTGGACGAGCCGACCAACGACCTGGACATCGAGACGCTGGACATGCTGGAAGACCTGCTGCAAAGCTATGACGGCACGGTCTTTCTGGTCAGCCACGACCGCACCTTCCTCGACAACGTGGTCACTAGCACGATTGCCTGGGAAGGCCCCGGCCACTGGCGTGAATACGAAGGTGGCGTGACGGACTGGATGGAGCAATCGCGCCGCAGCAAGGCCATGGCCGAAGCCGCGCAGGCCAGGTCCGCCCCCAAGGAGGAGCCCAAGCCCGTCGCAAGCCGCACCGACGCTGCGACCAGCCCCAAGAAGAAGCTCAGCTACAAGGATCAACGCGAACTGGAAGCCCTGCCGGCCACGATTGCCGCACTGGAGACCGAGCAAAAGCAGATTCAGCAAGCGCTGGCCGACGGCAGCCTGTTTGCCAGCGACAACGCCAAGGCCGTCGCCATGCACCAGCGCGACGCGGAGATCGATGAAGCACTGATGGAGGCGCTGGAGCGCTGGACCTTGCTGTCTGAATAA